Proteins encoded in a region of the Clostridia bacterium genome:
- the hflX gene encoding GTPase HflX: protein MNTEYSLGEPGDHGGEDGRERAILVGLDAAALSGWDVDESMDELERLLETAGGRVVARVTQRKQKPDPGYYIGVGKAKEIEALCSATGADLVVVDDELTPAQQRNLEETAKVRVIDRTQLILDIFAQRAATSEGKLQVELAQLQYALPRLTGHGVELSRLGGGIGTRGPGETKLEVDRRTTRSRIAAVKREIDDVRQRRGVQRQRRRDAELPVVALIGYTNAGKSSLLNALTGSDVLVEDKLFATLDPTTRRYTMPSGQAVLLTDTVGFIQKLPHHLIVAFRATLEEVVEADLLLHVVDAGHPKAVEHCSAVFGVLDEIGAADHPVITVLNKCDLPESAPTIDRLRHSYPVSVAVSAHTGEGASQLAQMISDELSGRWIRIDTVLSYNDPMMALIKRKGRVISEEFREDGVALVAEVDRAVAGQLRKMKSNGAKNVKPVPE from the coding sequence TTGAACACAGAATACAGCCTTGGAGAACCTGGCGATCATGGTGGTGAGGACGGCAGAGAGAGGGCCATTCTTGTTGGGCTTGACGCCGCGGCTCTATCTGGATGGGACGTGGATGAGTCCATGGATGAGCTTGAGCGCCTGCTGGAGACGGCCGGCGGGCGTGTGGTCGCCCGAGTCACTCAGCGGAAGCAGAAACCGGACCCAGGCTACTACATCGGCGTCGGAAAGGCGAAGGAGATCGAGGCTCTGTGCTCTGCCACAGGTGCGGATCTTGTCGTCGTCGATGATGAGCTTACGCCAGCTCAGCAGAGAAACCTTGAGGAGACCGCCAAGGTGCGGGTAATCGACAGAACCCAGCTCATTCTCGACATTTTCGCCCAGCGTGCGGCGACGTCCGAAGGTAAGCTCCAGGTTGAACTGGCCCAGCTTCAGTACGCGCTGCCCAGGCTCACAGGGCACGGCGTCGAGCTCTCTCGGCTCGGAGGCGGGATTGGCACTCGCGGGCCAGGTGAAACTAAGCTCGAGGTGGACCGGAGGACAACGAGATCTCGGATCGCCGCCGTTAAGCGAGAGATCGACGATGTGAGGCAGCGCAGGGGAGTGCAGCGGCAGAGGCGGCGTGATGCAGAGCTGCCGGTTGTGGCTCTGATAGGCTACACCAACGCAGGCAAATCGAGCCTGTTGAATGCCTTGACAGGCTCAGACGTTCTGGTGGAGGACAAGCTGTTCGCGACGCTCGACCCCACGACTCGCCGATACACAATGCCTTCCGGCCAGGCGGTGCTGCTCACCGATACCGTGGGATTCATACAGAAACTGCCGCACCACCTCATCGTAGCGTTCAGGGCTACCCTTGAGGAAGTGGTAGAGGCAGATCTGCTTCTCCACGTTGTGGATGCAGGGCACCCAAAGGCCGTCGAGCACTGCTCCGCTGTGTTTGGCGTTCTAGACGAGATCGGGGCTGCGGACCATCCGGTGATAACTGTACTTAATAAGTGCGATCTGCCGGAATCAGCGCCCACGATTGATCGGCTCCGTCACTCGTATCCAGTATCGGTGGCCGTATCAGCACACACTGGGGAGGGCGCTTCTCAGCTTGCCCAGATGATATCCGATGAGTTGTCGGGCAGGTGGATCAGAATCGACACCGTCCTTTCGTACAATGATCCTATGATGGCCCTGATCAAGCGCAAGGGGCGGGTCATCTCCGAGGAGTTCCGCGAGGATGGAGTGGCCCTGGTGGCAGAGGTGGACCGCGCTGTGGCGGGGCAACTCCGGAAGATGAAATCGAATGGGGCAAAGAATGTCAAGCCTGTGCCTGAATAG